A DNA window from Engystomops pustulosus chromosome 6, aEngPut4.maternal, whole genome shotgun sequence contains the following coding sequences:
- the GAA gene encoding lysosomal alpha-glucosidase, whose amino-acid sequence MWEGWLRMSNLTLRWKWGLLGFSLFLLVRSAVPTSDKVSDACAVAPTSRFDCAPDKGITKEECEGRGCCYSPTGKDSGIGQPWCFFSTTYPNYKLTNKTETGHGFTATLIRSKTTFMPNDIMTLQLEMLLETNDRLHFIISDPAQKRYEVPIKTPRVNEKATNTLYDVQVIADPFSLVVKRKSNGQELLNTGLAPLLFADQFLQISTSLPSQYIYGLGEHLTSINLNTDWSRLTFWNRDIGPEKDSNLYGSHPFYLALEKDGSAHGVFLLNSNAMDVLLQPTPALTWRTIGGILDFYLFLGPEPKSVIRQYQEVIGLPFMPPLWGLGFHICRWGYSTSNITREVVRNMSKANMPLDVQWNDIDYMDEYRDFTFNKERFGDYPTMVKDFHAQGLRYVLIVDPAISSTAPPGTYPPYDDGLKRDVFIKNATGQPLVGKVWPGLTVFPDFTNPETFHWWYDMVKSYHDQVPFDGMWIDMNEPSNFVAGSVDNCPDNNIENPPYVPAVVGGTLRRATICASSQQHLSSHYNLHNLYGLSEAIASHHALIKIRGKRPFVISRSTFSSHGHYAGHWSGDVASTWEQLYYSVPAILLFNMYGIPLVGADICGFSGNTTEELCVRWSQLGAFYPFMRNHNNRDARAQEPYVFSKGSQDAIRNALKIRYSLLPYLYTLFHKAHSLGETVARALFLEFPTDQNTWTIDRQFLWGDALLISPVLEQGKTEVSGYFPAVSWYVLQTGVEIQSKGQWINLSAPMDTINVHVRGGHILPAQIPGMTTEETRKNSLNLIVALTPEGFARGDLFWDDGDSLWTFERMDYTEVVFIATNNALVSEVIHWNSESDNLTLASVQVYGITNPPKKVLVNQVPTDDFSFREDTKVLTVSKLCLRIGIQFAITWV is encoded by the exons ATGTGGGAGGG GTGGCTCAGGATGTCCAATCTAACTCTAAGGTGGAAATGGGGGTTACTGGGGTTCAGTCTCTTTCTTTTGGTTCGTAGCGCAGTCCCCACTTCTGACAAGGTGTCTGACGCGTGTGCCGTGGCCCCCACCAGTCGGTTTGACTGTGCACCAGACAAAGGTATCACTAAGGAGGAATGTGAAGGCCGCGGCTGCTGTTATTCCCCCACAGGGAAAGATTCCGGGATCGGGCAGCCGTGGTGTTTTTTCTCAACAACCTATCCAAACTATAAGCTGACCAACAAAACCGAAACGGGACATGGATTCACGGCCACGCTCATTCGATCCAAGACCACCTTCATGCCCAACGATATCATGACTCTGCAGCTGGAGATGTTACTAGAGACCAATGATCGTCTACATTTTATC ATAAGTGACCCAGCTCAAAAGCGATATGAAGTGCCAATAAAAACTCCACGCGTAAACGAAAAGGCGACCAATACTCTGTACGATGTCCAAGTGATTGCAGACCCCTTCAGTCTTGTAGTGAAAAGGAAGAGCAACGGGCAGGAACT GTTGAATACCGGTTTGGCTCCGCTTCTGTTTGCAGATCAGTTCTTACAGATTTCTACATCCCTCCCCTCTCAATATATATATGGTCTGGGGGAACACCTCACCTCCATTAACCTAAATACTGATTGGTCTCGGCTAACTTTTTGGAACAGAGATATTGGTCCTGAG AAAGATTCCAATTTGTATGGATCTCATCCATTCTACTTGGCTCTGGAAAAAGATGGTTCAGCCCATGGGGTGTTTCTCCTCAACAGTAATGCTATGG atgTTCTCCTCCAGCCAACCCCAGCCCTTACCTGGAGAACTATAGGAGGCATCTTGGACTTTTACCTGTTTTTGGGCCCAGAGCCCAAGTCTGTGATCCGCCAATATCAGGAAGTGATTG GTCTTCCATTCATGCCTCCCCTCTGGGGCCTGGGATTCCACATATGCCGCTGGGGATATTCAACTTCAAACATCACTCGGGAAGTCGTGAGAAATATGAGCAAAGCCAATATGCCTTTG GACGTGCAGTGGAATGACATCGACTACATGGACGAATATCGAGACTTCACCTTTAATAAAGAGCGTTTCGGGGACTATCCTACCATGGTGAAGGACTTCCACGCACAAGGACTGAGATATGTGTTGATTGTG gatccgGCCATCAGCAGCACCGCTCCTCCTGGCACTTACCCTCCTTATGATGACGGACTAAAAAGAGATGTTTTTATCAAAAATGCCACCGGCCAGCCTCTCGTTGGGAAG GTTTGGCCCGGTCTTACAGTGTTCCCAGACTTTACAAACCCAGAGACCTTTCACTGGTGGTACGATATGGTGAAGAGCTATCATGACCAGGTTCCTTTCGATGGCATGTGGATT gatatgaatGAACCCTCAAACTTTGTGGCCGGTTCAGTAGACAACTGCCCGGACAACAATATAGAGAATCCTCCATATGTTCCTG CGGTAGTGGGAGGTACATTGAGACGAGCCACAATCTGTGCCTCCAGTCAGCAACATCTCTCTTCACATTACAATCTCCACAATCTGTACGGACTCTCTGAGGCAATCGCGTCCCACCA CGCGTTGATAAAGATTCGAGGAAAACGTCCTTTTGTGATTTCTCGATCCACGTTCTCCAGTCATGGTCACTATGCAGGTCACTGGTCAGGAGACGTGGCAAGTACCTGGGAACAGCTCTACTACTCAGTACCAG ccatattactTTTCAACATGTACGGTATCCCTCTGGTTGGGGCCGACATATGTGGTTTTTCTGGGAACACAACTGAAGAGTTATGCGTGCGATGGAGTCAACTCGGTGCTTTTTACCCGTTTATGAGAAATCACAACAATCGTGACGCTCGG gCACAAGAACCGTATGTTTTTTCCAAGGGGTCTCAAGATGCCATAAGGAACGCTTTGAAAATCCGATATTCGCTGCTTCCATACCTGTATACGTTGTTTCATAAGGCTCACAGTTTGGGAGAGACTGTTGCTCGCGCACTCTTTCTTGA GTTTCCTACTGACCAAAACACTTGGACAATTGACCGCCAGTTCCTTTGGGGAGACGCTCTGCTGATCAGCCCAGTCCTTGAGCAAGGAAAGACTGAAGTCAGTGGATACTTCCCTGCGGTATCATGGTACGTCCTTCAAACG GGTGTGGAAATACAGAGTAAGGGCCAATGGATCAATCTTTCGGCACCGATGGATACGATTAATGTTCACGTTAGAGGCGGCCATATTTTGCCTGCGCAG ATCCCAGGTATGACAACAGAGGAAACCCGAAAGAATAGCCTGAACCTCATAGTGGCCCTTACACCAGAAGGATTTGCACGGGGGGATCTATTTTGGGATGACGGGGACAGTTTGTGGACTTTCGAAAGGATGGATTATACTGAGGTGGTGTTTATTGCTACAAAT AACGCACTTGTTAGCGAGGTGATACATTGGAACAGTGAATCGGACAACCTGACCCTGGCATCGGTGCAAGTGTACGGCATAACAAACCCTCCCAAGAAGGTTCTGGTGAATCAGGTGCCCACCGATGACTTTTCGTTCAGAGAAGATACTAAG